The Rosa rugosa chromosome 1, drRosRugo1.1, whole genome shotgun sequence genomic sequence CATATTGGAATTTCATGGATACATTACTCAAAACACATAACAAGCTCGAGTTTCTGCACCCACTTCATGGGTTTTCAGAGAAAGTGAGTAATTGGAACTCTTCGAGGCAGGAGCTTCGATGTGGTCTCAGGAAGTCCTATAGAACTGGTCGTGTTAAGGCTAGTAGTAGTGCCCTTCTGGAGCTTGTGCCTGAAACCAAGAAGGAGAATCTCGAGTTTGAGCTTCCCTTGTACGACCCATCAAAGGGTCTTGTGGTGGACCTTGCAGTCGTGGGAGGCGGCCCTGCAGGGCTTGCGGTGGCACAGCAAGTCTCCGAGGCAGGGCTATCTGTTTGCTCGATTGATCCCTCTCCCAAGTTAATCTGGCCCAACAACTATGGTGTTTGGGTGGATGAGTTTGAGGCCATGGATTTGCTTGATTGCCTTGACACTACCTGGTCTGGTGCTGTTGTGTTCATAGATGAACAATCAAAGAAGGATCTTGATAGGCCATATGGGAGGGTTAATAGGAAGCAGCTCAAGTCCAAAATGCTGCAGAAATGCATTTCAAATGGTGTCAAGTTTCATCAAGCTAAAGTCAGTAATGTTATTCACGAGGAGGAAAAATCACTCTTGATTTGCAACGATGGCGTCACAATTCAAGCTTCTGTGGTTCTTGATGCAACAGGTTTTTCAAGATGCCTTGTGCAATATGATAAGCCTTACAACCCAGGTTACCAACTGGCGTATGGGATTTTGGCAGAGGTCGAAGAACATCCATTTGATGTGGATAAGATGGTTTTCATGGATTGGAGAGATTCACATTTGAAGAATAGTCCTGAACTGAAAGAGAGAAATAGTAAGATCCCTACTTTTCTATATGCAATGCCTTTTTCATCCAACAGGATATTTCTTGAAGAAACCTCTCTAGTTGCTCGGCCTGGACTACCCATGAAAGATATCCAGGAAAGGATGGTTGCTAGATTGAGGCACCTAGGCATAAAAGTTAAGAGCATTGAAGAGGATGAGCATTGTGTCATTCCGATGGGCGGGCCCCTTCCGGTGCTCCCTCAAAGAGTTGTTGGAATTGGCGGTACAGCTGGGATGGTGCACCCTTCAACAGGATATATGGTTGCGAGGACTCTGGCAGCAGCTCCTATTGTTGCAAATGCCATAGTTCAGTACCTTGGTTCTGATAGAAGTCTTTCAGGAAATGAACTGTCAGCAGAAGTTTGGAAAGATTTATGGCCCATACAAAGGAGGAGACAAAGGGAGTTCTTCTGTTTCGGCATGTCCATTCTGCTCAAGCTGGATTTGAATGCCACAAGAAGGTTTTTCAATGCATTTTTTGATCTAGAACCTCGTTATTGGCATGGATTCTTGTCATCTCGACTGTTTCTTCCCGATCTTGTATTTTTCGGGCTTTCACTGTTTTCTCATGCTTCAAATGCTAGTAGATTAGAAATAATGGGAAAGGGAACTATTCCTTTGGTAAAGATGATCAACAACTTGATACAGGATAGAGATTAGGATAACTGATATTATTTGTATAATGCAGATCGTTTTGGGAAGTTGGCGTCTTCAAAATACTTACACTTGCTAATATTGTGGAAAAAACCATTATGAATCAGCTACTTctcagaagaggaagaagattccATGTCTAATGCCATTATATTATTATATGTGAGAAAGTTGGCTTACAGAAATTCTTGTGGTTTGAAAGTAGTCTTATGTATTTCCATTTTCAAATATATGACTTAATGTTGATGTAGCGCAATCACTAAACGGGATACTTGTCGGCACTCCTAGTTTACCCATGATGGTCTCTAGGGaaaaaaaggtaaaaagaagagaaaaaattacTGTTGCACTGGGGGAGACATCACCTGTAGATTATGTGTGAAGTCTCAGATTTTGATAAAGGAGAAGTTGATTGAAGTCAAAGAACCACAGAAGTGAGTTAACATAAAAGAACTTAAGTTGTTCAAATCTAAGGTTCATGAAATAAGCTACGAATGCTGAGATACACGTACTTTTAATGATACCTATCAAATTTGTGACTGATATATGGTGACTTCAAGCCTGGAAAACCATAAGGAAAAAAGGTCTGGAACATTCAAGAGAGACCTAATAACTGATTTTCAGGCTGAATACATTCAAGCGAGCTTCATTTGCCCGAAAAGCAAAATGGATATCTGAAATTGTTTCTGCTACATTTTTCTTGAAATTGAGCAAATTGAGGCTGGTTTGCTCTAGTGTGAATTTGGCCTTCTTAATTGAACAACAAACTCGACATAAGTTGAAGTCAGGCAAAATGAATAACATCAGACTCGATTTTGTCAGAAGTGTTGATTAAACTACTCGAGAAACTCATCATATGAAATTACATCGTTCCACACATGAATATTGAATTACATTATGACAAAAACTTAAGCTAAGTGAAGAAATAACAGTACATGTTCAGCTTCATATCTGCCTAATGAGAGCTGAAGTTGGGAACCAAACAAACCAATAGCAAAAACCATACTAGGAAGAACCAAACTTGATTTTTGTACCTCTGTGTGAGTGTGTGTATCACTCTATTTTTAGCTGTCTCTTCAAGTACTCGCATACAGCATTGCAGGCAGAGGGGGGAGAATTGATTGTGTACCAAGTCTGGATGCTGCTTAACCCCAGAGCTGCTAAAACACCAAGGAAAGCCAGGATAGTCCAGGGGCTACTGAAATGATTGTGACAGAATTGAGCCATCCAGTTTTTCCCCCTGTTTTTGTAGTGCTTTTCTAATTTGGATTTGACACTGCGGTATGTTTCACTGTTAGGCACCAAGTCAGTGCCTATCTCATTGAAAAGTTGAGCCACCTCTTCATCACTCCCAAGTAAGTTGTGTAGTACGCGTGCCGACCTTAGCTGTTTAACATCATCTGCATGATCAATCAGTGAATCCAAGAAGCATATGTAAGAGGTGACCCCAAAGTCATTTTGGAAATCAGGACACATTTCATAGGCTATCAAATTCAAGAACTTAGGCCTCGTGGAGTCGTCTATTGATATTGGTGGAAGATATAGGAATCCTGCAAAGCCTAGAAGAAGAGTAAAAGATATGTCCCTCAAGGTGCTTGTCTTACTAGGCTGTAAATGGATCCCTGTTGCTTTAAGCTCCTGTATGTTGCGGAATGATTGTCGGCGATGTTTAGGTTTTTTCTTCTTGGGGTCGATAGATTCTTTGGGACCTAGCATTTTTGTCCTGAGAAGCTCGAGAAGATGAGTGGGCTCTTCCATGTTTACGACGATATCTCCTGGTTCACtcgttttcttgtgtttgtgcCATTTCCATTTTTTTCCTGCTGCCATGATGTTCCTTCCAACAAATCCATCGATTGCGGTCTTCAAGTCCCTCTCTTTGTCACTTAAGCTCATCAACAGCTTGAGGACTTGGTAAGGGAGTTGGTTTTCTAGCAAGAACAAATCCTGTTCTGCAAAAGCCACCTGATCCCTCTTGATCCTGAAATCTTCTAACTCATTATTCATAAACGAGTATATGAACTGTAAGGTTGAACACCTATCTAAGAATAACAATTGTGTAGCAGTCCTCATCGGTGTAGGATCTTGTTGCTTCCTCATCGTAGCAGTCCTTTAGTTCGTTGATGTTGTCCTCAATGATCTCTTGTGCAAATCTTCAGCTCGACCGCCACTTTCTTTGATAAATTTTGCTGCCAGTGCGAACTTGAACTTCTCTGCCAGCTGACACCTTGCTTTATTATGATGGAAAGGACCAAGTGCTACTGCCCTTGGCTCATAGTATTTCTCGAAATTTGGGTGATCTCGGAGCATGTCGGGAACCCTTTGGATCTTTGGTTTTGAGCTTTGAGACTGAGGCTGAGCTAGCCTTTCTTCTGCTTCCTTTATGTTTCTGAACAACTCCTCCTTAGAGAACTGTTCAAGGATTGTGATGCTCCGACTTGGAGCTTCATTCATGGAAGCCATGTCTTCATTTCGTGCCATTTTTGAAGTGCCTGTCTTAATAAGGCAACTCTGGCTCTTTGAGTACTGGTTCTAGTGTCTGCTTGTATAGTAAGAACTAACACATGCCACAGAAACTTGTGGATTAAGAAAACATAAAGGGTAGTAACACGCACATTGCTCAGGATCTGCATATGAAGCTTGGTATTATATGTAGACAGTcttacggaaaaaaaaaatttaacagtgcatttggatgagaaaattataaaatccgtaggaatttataaatgaggGAAtttttaactccatcaatctaaaatgaGCTCCTTTTAACTTTATTCCCTATCTAGCAGGGAGCATCTTTGGTACAAACTCGACACTCTCTACCAGATGATTCGATTAACTTCAAACCCCGCAAATCCAACTGACTAATATTACTTGGGGTGGTTTATTAAAATCAAAAGAATGAAAAGCAATATCCGATCATAGACAACTAGAGCATACAAAAAGTTTGAGATAGCCCTGTCAGACTACCAAGACTTGTATGGTAAATGAACATAAACAAGATGAATATTTTATTCTTAATAAATAAATGTTGCCACAGTAAGCATCATATATACCTACAATCCATCCTTGAAAGTGTTTCCACATTCAATCAATCTTGTACTTCAACCGACTGTCCAAAAGGACAACATATAAGAATCTTCAATTGTCTCTGAACCAAATTTTGGTAAGGGCCAAAAGCATACGTAACATAATTCTAACTAATTAAGGGTACCAAAAAAAGTGAATTCATTGCTTAGCCGGTAATATGCGTGGATATAAGAATATCGAAATGACTAGTTCTGTGAAAGTTCTCGGCTGCGCCTGGCAGCAGCAACAACTGCATTCATCAATATTCCACGAAATCCGCCCTTCTCCAGCTCATGAATGCCAGTAATGGTAGTTCCACCAGGTGATGTTACATCATCTTTTAGCTGACCTGGATGCTTCCCAGAACTAGTAGCCATAGATGCTGCTCCTAATacctaaataaaaaaataaaaaaataaaacacaatATAAACAATCAGAGCTCCTCATAACAAAGAATCGAAGAAGAATAAATGGAAATTGCATAATGAGTAATGCCAGGAAGAATCAATGGAAATTGCGATGAAGTTTAAGTGGACATTATTACAATAGAAACTGTAAACGTGCAAATACTTTTAAAATATcttgaaaacaaataaaaattttagATTTATCTTTCAGATTTTAAAGCCACTGAATATTCATATAGAGTTAGAGatttaaaaaagaaagagaaaattcACTTCTTTAGTTACTTTTTGTGTGCAGGTAATAGAGTTTAACTTCTTAAAGCATAGTGATTTATAACTAGGATATATTACATGAAACATGTCCCTTTTGTGCAACTGCATTGTCAAAATTTTGAGAAATATAACAGGCACATGGCATACGCACGCACATATACACGATGGTGTGATATTACGTGACTGCTTTAGTATGTCATTTGACTTACAGTTTGAGATGCTAGACCCAATGCAAGTTCTCGCGGTAGACCTGCAGCAACTCCTCCATCTGCCAAAGCCTCTAtagccaaatatatatatgcaggacCACTGCCGCTGTAATTTCCAACATATATtaatcaaaacaaaatttaaaactCAAAAAGCTGGAATGAGAAACATTGCATTCTCTGAAAGATGCAGTGAAAGAGGAACACAGAATTATCATTTCACTTATTTTTTAAGTTGTGTAGGTGCAATAGGAGATAAAGTAAAGATACTGTACAGTAGAGTATGAATCAGTATGAGTTTATTTCATGACTTCAAGTTACATACCTTAGGCCAGTAATTGCATCAAACAATTTTTCATCGGCTTTCCAAATCTTGCCTACTGATCCAAATGATTCAGCTATTAAGTCTCCATCTTGTTCTGTTGCAGCTCCTCCCAAGCTCAAAACTGTTTGAACATAGGATTAAGAACTTCACCATATTCATCCCAGTTATACAAACTTTCAACACCATATTAAAAACAATATAAAAGGGCAAAGCAAATTAGAACAACGAGAGGCAAGAGTTTGTAAACCCATATGCTAAACATGAGAGACCATGAAGTTTATGACAATAAAACGTATAATTTTCTCCGATATCATATTATAACCTAGTCATTTAACCAAATGCAGTAAGACAATCCGCATTTTAAAAGTCTTCTCGCCACTGTCACATGTCATACCAGCAGGTTTTAGGGTGCATAGCTCTCTTATTGCAAGCTTTTGTTGAAAATATAATGAGAAAGGAAATAGGGTTCAGTATGCTATAAGTCTGCTGCCTTATCATATTGTGAGAGTTCTGAAGGCCGCTGGAGCAATCCATGATATAGGCTTTAGAAATGTTATCAACCTAGTAGACATAAAATTACCTTTAATGCTTTCCATGACATAAGAACTGAAAAGCTGATTGGATGAACCAATCCTCATAAACGAACATATTAACTATACATATAAGAGATTGGTTCTCCAAAGGACAACTTGTTCAGCCCCTACACATATCTTTTGCTGGAAGCTAATGAATTTAAAACAGCATCCATTTACTATTCGTAGATTACAAATAATATCATTGCACATTTTTGGTTTTATTGAGCCTAAGCCTCagatttaaaataaaatgataaaaatttgaaaggaaaaaacaaacatCATTAAAAAGATAGTTGAAGTACCTGATGCTGCAACACCAACAGCAGAAGGAGTATTGGGCATTACCCTGATAAATCGGCTGTGACGGGCCTAATCCTGAGGAAGATGGAACAAATTGGTTAGCAAAATACAACAAGCTTGAAAGCTAAAGACTTgaatttcatacatttttcagAAAGATTGAGATCACAAAGTCATATGTGAAActtaaaaatagaaataaacACACGAACCATGAGATGTATACTCGTACAGGTAGAAATCAATGCACAAAAACATGAGCAAATAGGAAGAAACAACGAGCAGCTATACTCTTTCATGTTATGATTTCAAAAGCTGAAGATGACAGCAATCTTTATGCATAAGATGTTGATCAACATAAGTTGTTTCCTGGATTGGGCCTCTCCTGGTATTGAGAGCACAGTTACTACAGTCATCATCAACCAACTAATAGTGTGTGCCTCATAAGTCATTATTATGCTAGAGCTATCACcagtcttcttttttcttttcttttttgtcttttttttttcacatgaaACAAAAGCATTCATTAATAGTTGACCCAATAACGAAAGTTGCAACAACACTGGAGATTGAATGCAGATAAGAGTAATAGGATGGTGAAAGTGAGAGACCTGGGGATCTTTCAATTTGACTCCAGCTGCAATTGAAACAAGCAGCTTCTTTCTGGAAAGCAATGGCCTCAATTGCAAAACTACATCTTTGACTGCATAAACCATTATCATAAATGTCACACTAAacatacacaaaatcatcatctCCAGAATCAAGAAACGTTTCGATCATAAAAGGGCATACATACCAACTTGAGGTTTGACAGCGAAAATGATGACATCACTCTCTTCAACCACCTGTTATGAACACGAGTCCAAAGAAATCGATAGATGCAGATTACAGACATGatgagagacaaagaagaagaaagaggagggGAAGGGGCCAAACGTCGTCGTTGCGAGGGAGTAGGTAGACGCCGAAGGACTCGAAAGCTTGGCGTCGAATGGGAGGTAGTGATGCGATTTTTGGGGGAAGAATGCCTGATCGGATGACTCCTCTGGCGATGCTCTCCGCCAGTTTACCTGCTCCGAAACCAAGCTTGTAGGTCTCCGTCGGGATGGATAGCGCCTCCATTGTTTCGGGATCTTTTTCTTTCGTTTTCAACACCTTTTTATCTCACTTTCTTTTGTATTTGTGTGCGCTTTTTATGCTGCGGCGAGTCGGGTGTTGTGAAGGTGGCGTTTTGGAATAGGTACTTGAGAcctaaggccatctccaacccaaagggcCAAAAATGGCtctggggctaaattttagccctaaattctGTACTATTCATTGATCTGACATCAACAGTCTCCAATCCGTCAATTTTAGCCCAAAAACTAGTCATTGCTGACGTCATGCATATGTCACGCAGCACTACACGGGTGGGCCTCCCATTTCTGATCCATTTGGCCCTAAGGGCTAAAGGGCTATCTTCAAGGCTATATTTGCCCCTTTGTTTGGCCTTTTGGCCCTAAATTTTAGCATTTTAGCCCTCACTTGTTTGGGTTGGAGACCAAAAAGGCTAAAATAAAGTCATTTACCCCTTTAGCCCAAGGGGTTGGAGAAGGCCTAATTGCCTAGCTGTAGCTGTGTGGTTCTTTGGACATTTTGGACTTCCAAGGTCACTCAATCAACTCACGAATCACGATTACTTGATCGCCATTGTCGGAATCAGCTACttttcagaagaagaaaaatattctatgtgtaatgcctgtttggctccaattttgctgcagctggtcaacagtctcttttctgcgcgggcgtgccagcaccgttcggtgCGGTCGTtaggggtgtcccttgacctgacttcttttgagcgactgtagacgaggagagcaccaacctcgtcgcaggattctttgtgcctcgtgctggaagactttgtcttgtgtcaccaagttgatacttaacgttgtaggttaagcagagcgaaatcaccgggaagtagagagaacttgttaaagcgtgactttagcttggttggtttgcgagggcgttacccttgcttggctggttctgtaaccgttgtggtcgcggtactacaatcggctcccgagaagactaggaccgaagtacgttgacagagggtttggtggcactgaaagtcagcttctgagaagactaggactaggagtgtgatcaccggtaagagaaagagaaggaaaggagttgctcttagagaggtttgctctagagagacttagatcatcttagagatgtattgatgagtgaattgtgtttcattgtaacctctatttataggctaccatgccaaagtgtttagcattaaacaaatgatagtggagcattaattggagatcagaaatgatgaattttggagataaggaagcataattggagataaaaaatgatgaatttcggagataaggagataaggaggcataattggagataaggaatgatgaattttggagataaggaagcactttcggctcctttattccttcaattttatctccatcaagcattcagattttgaccgtgacctcttcataacaaatgttccactatgagtctAGATCACCCTGGTCAAATTttagagcttttcatatagtggttgggccggaaacgctgctggacctcttacaggtctagttttccagttttgcttctgcaaaagattggactgattgtttgaaggccttccactcaaaaatatctctggcactcttcataagaaatgttccactatgactgtagatcatcctggtcaaatttcagagcttttgatatagtggttgggccggaaacgctgctggacctcttacaggtccagttttccagttttgcttctgcaaaagattggactgattgtttgaaggccttccactcaaaaatatctctggcactcttcataataaatgatccttgggatgtctagatttaatctggacagttttagctcattttgatttcatttggttagtctgctgcccctccttccttgtttagctcggtttctcctagccaaaGTAGGAAAAtttgctaaagttgacttttcatgtttccatgcttccatgcttccatagtaggctttatttagcctctaaatatatatttcgaacttgtcgacaatatatagcttgagccactgacattggctcaatttctccaagacgtgccttgtcaggacaaaatgctcattttgggtccaaacattgccccccagacctcgaagtcaaaggtcttcgtcttgactaaagaggtcttgaatcaacactactcttataatgttgttgctccaaagccacttgtattggcttgactgataatacttgactgattccatataggcctctaaataggccgtaaagcttgaatgccacaatctggattgc encodes the following:
- the LOC133724716 gene encoding lycopene beta cyclase, chloroplastic, which produces MDTLLKTHNKLEFLHPLHGFSEKVSNWNSSRQELRCGLRKSYRTGRVKASSSALLELVPETKKENLEFELPLYDPSKGLVVDLAVVGGGPAGLAVAQQVSEAGLSVCSIDPSPKLIWPNNYGVWVDEFEAMDLLDCLDTTWSGAVVFIDEQSKKDLDRPYGRVNRKQLKSKMLQKCISNGVKFHQAKVSNVIHEEEKSLLICNDGVTIQASVVLDATGFSRCLVQYDKPYNPGYQLAYGILAEVEEHPFDVDKMVFMDWRDSHLKNSPELKERNSKIPTFLYAMPFSSNRIFLEETSLVARPGLPMKDIQERMVARLRHLGIKVKSIEEDEHCVIPMGGPLPVLPQRVVGIGGTAGMVHPSTGYMVARTLAAAPIVANAIVQYLGSDRSLSGNELSAEVWKDLWPIQRRRQREFFCFGMSILLKLDLNATRRFFNAFFDLEPRYWHGFLSSRLFLPDLVFFGLSLFSHASNASRLEIMGKGTIPLVKMINNLIQDRD